The Capra hircus breed San Clemente chromosome 25, ASM170441v1, whole genome shotgun sequence genome has a window encoding:
- the CCNF gene encoding cyclin-F, which produces MGSGGVIHCRCAKCFCYPSKRRIRRRPRNLTILNLPEDVLFHILKWLSVGDILAVRAVHSHLKYLVDNHASVWACASFQELWPSPGNLKLFERAAEKGNFEAAVKLGIAYLYNEGLSVSDEARAEVNGLRASRYFSLAERLNVGAAPFIWLFIRPPWSVSGSCCKAVVHESLRAECQLQKTHRASILHCLGRVLSLFEDEEKQKQARNLFEESANQGCLTSSYLLWESDRRMDMLDPGRCLHSFRKLRDFAAKGCWEAQLSLAKACAHRHQLGLEAKASSEIVCQLFQASHAVNKQRVFSVQKGLNDTMRYILIDWLVEVATMKDFSSLCLHLTVECVDRYLQRRLVPRYRLQLLGIACMVICTRFISKEILTIREAVWLTDNTYKYEDLVRMMGEIISALDGKIRVPTVVDYKDVLLTLVPMAPRTQHLCGFLCELSLLHTSLAAYAPAHLAAAALLLARLTHGQTQPWTTQLWDLTGFSCEDLIPCVLSLHQKCFHDDAPKDYRQVSLTAVKQRFEDKRYEEISLEEVLSYGQLCAALGVKQESLEPAPFLSAGDIHAFLSSPSGRRTKRKRENSLQEDRGSFVTTPTAELSSQEETLLGSFLDWSLDYCSGYEGDQESEGEKEGDVTAPSGVLDVTVVYLSPEEHCCQESSDEEACPEEAWGPQDTQALAPGHQALRTPGLEPPPCSRWGLGKDITTSGYSSVSSASPADSGHALGGPPRSTSELPAGSSLNTQPCHHHARKSCLQCRPPSPPESCAPQQQVKRKNLSAHSEKEEEEDMNLGFLKL; this is translated from the exons ATGGGGAGCGGAGGCG TGATCCACTGTAGGTGTGCCAAGTGTTTCTGTTATCCTTCAAAGCGGAGAATAAGAAGGAGACCTCGAAACCTCACAATCTTGAATCTCCCTGAAGATGTGCTCTTTCATATCCTGAAATGGCTTTCTGTTGGAGATATCCTCGCTGTCCGAGCT GTACATTCCCACCTGAAGTACCTGGTGGACAACCATGCCAGTGTGTGGGCATGCGCCAGCTTCCAGGAGCTGTGGCCTTCTCCGGGGAACCTGAAGCTCTTTGAAAG GGCTGCTGAGAAAGGGAACTTTGAAGCTGCCGTGAAGCTGGGCATTGCCTACCTCTACAACGAAGGCT TGTCGGTGTCTGACGAGGCCCGGGCGGAAGTGAACGGCCTGAGGGCCTCTCGCTACTTCAGCCTGGCCGAGCGGCTGAATGTGGGTGCCGCGCCCTTCATCTGGCTCTTCATCCGCCCTCCTTGGTCGGTGTCCGGGAGCTGCTGCAAGGCTGTGGTTCACGAGAGCCTCAGGGCGGAGTGCCAGCTACAGAAA ACCCACAGGGCGTCCATACTTCACTGCCTGGGGAGGGTGCTGAGTCTCTTCGAG GatgaagagaaacagaagcaGGCCCGGAACCTGTTTGAAGAGTCTGCTAACCAGGGGTGTCTGACCAGCTCATACCTCCTCTGGGAGAGTGACAGGCGGATGGAC ATGCTGGACCCCGGACGGTGCCTCCACAGCTTCCGGAAGCTCAGGGACTTTGCTGCCAAAGGCTGCTGGGAAGCGCAG CTGTCTCTAGCCAAAGCCTGTGCACATAGACACCAGCTCGGATTGGAAGCAAAAGCCTCCAGCGAGATAGTCTGCCAGTTGTTCCAGGCCTCCCACGCTGTCAATAAGCAGAGGGTCTTCTCTGTCCAGAAAGGGCTCAATGACACGATGAG GTACATCCTCATCGACTGGCTGGTGGAGGTCGCGACCATGAAGGACTTCTCGAGCCTGTGTCTCCACCTGACCGTGGAGTGCGTGGACCGGTACCTGCAGAGGCGGCTGGTGCCCCGGTACCGGCTGCAGCTGCTGGGCATTGCCTGCATGGTCATCTGCACCCG GTTCATCAGCAAAGAGATCCTGACAATCCGGGAGGCTGTGTGGCTCACAGACAACACGTATAAGTACGAGGACCTGGTGAGGATGATGGGCGAGATCATCTCGGCCCTGGACGGGAAGATCCGG GTCCCCACCGTGGTCGATTACAAGGATGTCCTGCTGACACTGGTCCCCATGGCACCAAGAACCCAGCACCTGTGCGGCTTCCTCTGTGAGCTCTCCCTGCTGCACACCAGCCTGGCCGCCTACGCCCCGGCCCACCTCGCTGCAGCTGCCCTGCTGCTGGCGAGGCTGACACACGGGCAGA cgCAGCCCTGGACCACCCAGTTGTGGGACCTTACCGGCTTCTCCTGTGAAGACCTCATCCCCTGTGTCTTAAGTCTTCATCAGAAGTG CTTCCATGATGACGCCCCCAAGGACTACAGGCAGGTGTCTCTCACTGCTGTCAAGCAGCGATTCGAGGACAAGCGCTACGAGGAGATCAGCCTGGAAGAG GTGCTGAGCTACGGCCAGCTGTGTGCTGCCCTGGGCGTGAAACAGGAGAGCCTGGAACCTGCGCCCTTCCTCAGTGCGGGCGATATTCACGCCTTCCTCAGCTCACCCTCTGGGAGGAGGACCAAGCG GAAGCGGGAGAACAGCCTCCAGGAGGACAGGGGCAGCTTCGTCACCACGCCCACCGCTGAACTGTCCAGCCAGGAGGAGACGCTGCTGGGCAGCTTCCTGGACTGGAGCCTGGACTACTGCTCGGGCTACGAGGGCGACCAGGAGAGTGAGGGCGAGAAGGAGGGCGACG TGACGGCTCCCAGCGGCGTCCTCGACGTCACCGTGGTCTACCTGAGTCCGGAGGAGCACTGCTGCCAGGAGTCCAGTGACGAGGAGGCCTGCCCGGAGGAGGCATGGGGGCCCCAGGACACACAGGCGCTGGCGCCGGGCCACCAGGCGCTGCGGACCCCAGGGCTGGAGCCCCCCCCGTGCAGCAGGTGGGGGCTGGGCAAGGACATCACGACATCGGGGTACTCCTCCGTCAGCAGCGCGAGTCCCGCAGACTCCGGGCACGCCTTGGGGGGGCCCCCCCGGTCTACCTCAGAGCTGCCCGCGGGCAGCAGCTTGAACACACAGCCCTGCCACCACCATGCCCGGAAGTCGTGTTTACAGTGTCGCCCCCCCAGCCCCCCGGAGAGCTGTGCTCCCCAACAGCAGGTGAAGAGGAAGAACCTGTCAGCCCACagtgagaaggaggaggaagaagacatgaacttgggcttCTTGAAGCTGTGA